From Pseudomonas putida, one genomic window encodes:
- a CDS encoding glycerate kinase type-2 family protein, whose translation MSVDPQKLLRDLFDTAIAAAHPRQVLEPYLPADRSGRVIVIGAGKAAAAMAEVVEKSWQGEVSGLVVTRYGHGANCQKIEVVEAAHPVPDAAGLAVAKRVLELVSNLNEDDRVIFLLSGGGSALLALPAEGLTLADKQHINKALLKSGATIGEMNCVRKHLSAIKGGRLAKACWPATVYTYAISDVPGDLATVIASGPTVADPSTSADALAILKRYNIEAPKAVIDWLNDPASETVKADDPALARSHFQLIAKPQQSLEAAAVQARQAGFSPLILGDLEGESREVAKVHAGITRQIVQHGQPLKAPCVILSGGETTVTVRGNGRGGRNAEFLLSLTESLKGLPGVYALAGDTDGIDGSEENAGAFMTPDSFARAEALGLSASDELDNNNGYGYFAALDALIVTEPTRTNVNDFRAILILETAQS comes from the coding sequence ATGTCGGTCGATCCGCAAAAACTTCTCCGCGACCTGTTCGACACAGCCATCGCTGCCGCCCACCCCCGTCAAGTCCTCGAACCCTACCTGCCCGCCGACCGTAGCGGCCGGGTCATCGTCATCGGCGCCGGCAAAGCCGCTGCAGCCATGGCCGAAGTGGTCGAGAAGAGCTGGCAGGGCGAAGTGTCCGGGCTGGTTGTCACACGTTACGGCCACGGCGCCAACTGCCAGAAGATCGAAGTGGTCGAAGCCGCCCACCCGGTCCCCGACGCCGCTGGCCTGGCTGTGGCCAAACGCGTGCTGGAGCTGGTCAGCAACCTGAACGAAGACGACCGTGTCATCTTCCTGCTCTCCGGCGGTGGTTCTGCCCTGCTGGCGCTGCCAGCCGAAGGCCTGACCCTGGCCGACAAGCAACACATCAACAAGGCGCTGCTCAAATCCGGCGCCACCATCGGCGAGATGAACTGCGTGCGCAAGCATCTCTCGGCGATCAAGGGCGGCCGCCTGGCCAAGGCTTGCTGGCCCGCCACGGTCTACACCTATGCAATCTCCGATGTCCCTGGCGACCTGGCCACGGTCATCGCTTCCGGCCCTACCGTGGCCGACCCAAGCACCTCGGCCGATGCCCTGGCGATCCTCAAGCGCTACAACATCGAAGCGCCCAAAGCGGTCATCGACTGGCTCAACGACCCGGCCTCGGAAACCGTCAAGGCCGATGACCCGGCCCTGGCCCGCAGCCACTTCCAGCTGATCGCCAAACCCCAGCAATCGCTTGAAGCCGCTGCAGTCCAGGCCCGCCAGGCCGGCTTCAGCCCGCTGATCCTCGGCGACCTGGAAGGCGAGTCACGCGAAGTGGCCAAGGTGCACGCAGGTATAACCCGGCAGATCGTCCAGCACGGGCAGCCGCTGAAGGCGCCCTGCGTGATCCTTTCTGGCGGAGAAACCACTGTCACCGTACGCGGTAATGGCCGTGGCGGGCGCAATGCCGAGTTCCTGCTCAGCCTCACCGAAAGCCTCAAGGGCCTGCCGGGCGTGTATGCACTGGCCGGTGACACCGACGGCATCGACGGCTCGGAAGAAAACGCCGGCGCCTTCATGACGCCAGACAGCTTCGCCCGCGCCGAGGCACTGGGCCTGTCGGCCAGCGACGAGCTGGACAACAACAACGGCTACGGCTATTTCGCGGCACTCGATGCGCTGATCGTCACAGAGCCTACCCGCACCAACGTCAACGACTTCCGCGCCATCCTGATCCTTGAGACTGCACAATCATGA
- the pyk gene encoding pyruvate kinase, which produces MTPDKKVKILATLGPAISGIDDIRQLVEAGVNIFRLNFSHGEHADHALRYQWIREVEQQLNYPLGILMDLQGPKLRVGRFAEGKVQLQRGQALRLDLDKTPGDSRRVNLPHPEIIAALEPGMDLLLDDGKLRLRVTAKHDDAIDTEVLNGGELSDRKGVNVPQAVLDLSPLTEKDRRDLAFGLELGVDWVALSFVQRPEDIVEARQLIGDRAYLMAKIEKPSAVEQLQAIAELADAIMVARGDLGVEVPAESVPQIQKRIIGTCRQLGKPVVVATQMLESMRFSPAPTRAEVTDVANAVAEGADAVMLSAETASGDYPLEAVQMMSKIIRQVENGPDYQAQLEVGRPKAEATVSDAISCAIRRISGILPVAVLVNYSESGASTLRAARERPRAPILNLTPNLVTARRLSVTWGVHSVVNDRLRQVDEVVTTALEIAQAQGMASRGDTLLITAGVPFGKPGSTNSLRIETLI; this is translated from the coding sequence ATGACGCCTGATAAGAAAGTCAAAATCCTCGCCACCCTGGGCCCTGCGATCAGCGGCATCGACGACATCCGCCAGCTGGTGGAAGCCGGGGTGAACATCTTCCGCCTCAACTTCAGCCACGGCGAACACGCCGACCACGCCCTGCGTTACCAGTGGATCCGTGAAGTCGAGCAGCAACTGAACTACCCGCTGGGTATCCTCATGGACCTGCAGGGGCCGAAGCTGCGCGTGGGCCGCTTCGCCGAGGGCAAGGTGCAATTGCAACGCGGCCAGGCCCTGCGCCTGGACCTGGACAAGACCCCCGGCGACAGCCGCCGGGTCAACCTGCCACACCCTGAAATCATCGCAGCCCTTGAGCCCGGCATGGACCTGTTGCTGGACGACGGCAAGCTGCGCCTGCGCGTCACCGCCAAGCACGACGACGCCATCGACACTGAAGTGCTCAACGGTGGCGAGCTGTCCGACCGCAAGGGCGTCAACGTACCGCAAGCAGTACTCGACCTCTCCCCGCTGACTGAAAAGGACCGCCGCGACCTGGCCTTTGGCCTGGAACTGGGCGTGGACTGGGTGGCCCTGTCGTTCGTGCAGCGCCCTGAGGACATCGTCGAAGCACGCCAGCTGATCGGCGATCGCGCCTACTTGATGGCCAAGATCGAGAAGCCATCGGCAGTCGAACAGCTGCAAGCCATCGCCGAACTGGCAGACGCGATCATGGTGGCCCGCGGTGACCTAGGCGTGGAAGTGCCGGCCGAGAGCGTGCCGCAAATCCAGAAACGCATCATCGGCACCTGCCGTCAGCTGGGTAAACCGGTGGTGGTGGCCACGCAGATGCTCGAATCCATGCGTTTCTCGCCGGCCCCGACCCGCGCCGAAGTCACTGATGTGGCCAATGCCGTGGCCGAGGGCGCCGATGCGGTGATGCTGTCGGCTGAGACCGCCTCGGGTGATTACCCACTGGAAGCGGTGCAGATGATGAGCAAGATCATCCGCCAGGTGGAGAACGGCCCGGACTACCAGGCCCAGCTCGAAGTTGGCCGGCCCAAGGCTGAAGCGACGGTGTCGGACGCCATCAGCTGCGCGATCCGCCGCATCAGCGGCATCCTGCCGGTGGCGGTGCTGGTCAACTACAGCGAGTCGGGCGCCTCGACCCTGCGCGCCGCACGCGAGCGGCCACGGGCGCCGATCCTCAACCTGACGCCGAACCTGGTCACTGCCCGCCGCCTGAGCGTGACCTGGGGCGTGCACTCGGTGGTCAATGACCGTTTGCGCCAGGTGGATGAAGTGGTCACCACCGCACTGGAAATCGCCCAGGCGCAAGGTATGGCAAGCCGTGGTGACACCTTGCTGATCACTGCCGGTGTGCCGTTCGGCAAGCCGGGCTCGACCAACAGCCTGCGGATCGAGACCTTGATCTGA
- a CDS encoding urea transporter codes for MYTKNFVNPCPDWATALLNGFSQVLLLRNPLCGLCCLLAILLTAPHLVGGALLGALAGLLTAQARGYDRADRQAGLYSYNGVLIGLLISAVLPWSAILPPLIIAAGGLSSIITHQWRKRGGKLLIAYTAPFVLLGWAVLLFASPSPGGFVEADPLYALARGVGQIFLLDQPLAGVLIIVGMFVANPYAAMWAVIGSAIGGSVGLFAEAQSAWLGLHGFNAALAALAFSRQGEKPWVTLLAIALAVVLQSLFKLLPAPGLTAPFVAACWLMHLGSHLAQPRQRNASRLHS; via the coding sequence ATGTACACCAAAAATTTCGTCAACCCGTGCCCCGACTGGGCCACGGCGCTGCTCAACGGCTTCAGCCAGGTGCTGCTGCTGCGCAATCCCCTGTGCGGGCTGTGCTGCCTGCTGGCCATTCTGCTGACCGCGCCCCACCTGGTCGGCGGCGCCCTACTCGGCGCCCTGGCCGGCCTGCTCACCGCCCAGGCCCGCGGCTACGACCGCGCTGACCGTCAGGCCGGGCTGTACAGCTACAACGGCGTGCTCATCGGCCTGCTGATCAGCGCCGTGCTGCCCTGGTCGGCCATTCTGCCGCCACTGATCATCGCTGCTGGCGGGCTGTCCAGCATCATTACCCACCAGTGGCGCAAGCGCGGCGGCAAGCTGCTGATTGCCTATACCGCACCGTTTGTGCTGCTGGGCTGGGCCGTGCTGCTGTTCGCCAGCCCCTCGCCCGGCGGCTTCGTCGAAGCCGACCCGCTATATGCCCTGGCGCGGGGAGTAGGTCAGATTTTTCTGCTCGACCAGCCATTGGCCGGCGTACTGATCATTGTCGGCATGTTCGTCGCCAATCCCTATGCCGCAATGTGGGCTGTCATCGGCTCGGCCATCGGTGGCAGCGTGGGCTTGTTCGCCGAAGCGCAATCTGCCTGGCTGGGTCTGCACGGCTTCAACGCCGCACTGGCCGCGCTGGCCTTCAGCAGACAGGGTGAAAAGCCCTGGGTGACCCTGCTGGCGATTGCCTTGGCGGTAGTGCTGCAATCGCTGTTCAAGCTGCTACCGGCTCCCGGCCTGACCGCACCGTTCGTCGCCGCCTGTTGGCTGATGCACTTGGGCAGCCACCTGGCACAACCCAGGCAACGCAATGCCAGCCGCTTGCACAGCTGA
- a CDS encoding ion transporter, whose amino-acid sequence MNNPMSLRERLYVIVFQTDTVAGRRFDKTLLLIILASLVTVILDSIDEVHQNYAGLLAGIEWGFTAIFLAEYITRLYCSPKPMRYAFSFYGLVDLLAIVPGILALYYSDAQYLLIIRVIRMLRIFRVLKLGQYLNQANYLMAALRGSKQKIIVFLLSVSTLVTVFGTLMYVIEGPEHGFTSIPKGIYWAIVTLTTVGFGDIVPKTPLGQVLSSLVMITGYSIIAVPTGIFTAELANAMRGEQLHHDCPNCQKSTHGHDAAFCSRCGQALFGKRD is encoded by the coding sequence ATGAATAACCCTATGAGCCTGCGCGAGCGGCTCTACGTCATCGTTTTCCAGACCGACACCGTCGCCGGCCGGCGCTTCGACAAGACGCTGCTGCTGATCATCCTGGCCAGCCTGGTCACCGTCATCCTCGACAGTATCGATGAAGTGCACCAGAACTACGCAGGCCTGTTGGCGGGTATCGAATGGGGCTTTACCGCGATTTTTCTGGCCGAGTACATCACCCGCCTGTACTGCTCTCCCAAGCCCATGCGCTACGCCTTCAGCTTCTATGGCCTGGTCGACCTGCTGGCGATCGTGCCCGGGATCCTCGCCCTGTACTACAGCGACGCGCAGTACCTGCTGATCATCCGGGTAATCCGCATGCTGCGGATTTTCCGGGTGCTCAAGCTCGGCCAGTACCTGAACCAAGCCAATTACCTGATGGCGGCACTGCGCGGCAGCAAGCAGAAGATCATCGTGTTTCTGCTCAGCGTATCGACACTGGTGACTGTGTTCGGCACCTTGATGTATGTGATCGAGGGGCCGGAGCACGGTTTTACCAGTATCCCCAAAGGCATCTATTGGGCGATCGTCACCCTCACCACAGTGGGCTTCGGCGACATCGTGCCCAAGACGCCGCTGGGGCAGGTGTTGTCTTCGCTGGTGATGATCACCGGTTATTCGATCATCGCCGTGCCCACCGGGATTTTCACGGCCGAACTGGCCAATGCCATGCGTGGCGAACAGTTGCACCATGACTGCCCTAACTGCCAGAAAAGCACGCATGGCCACGACGCGGCATTCTGCTCGCGCTGTGGTCAGGCACTGTTCGGCAAGCGCGACTGA
- a CDS encoding NEL-type E3 ubiquitin ligase domain-containing protein produces the protein MTYQTDPQPDGLALEQAFQDQLIAARLPQWLRAARAEHLPGLSEALRQSLAVRQQLSAVLARLEGIDSFAKSRLEQALEGPDGEPFNVHLWSFIAGHREPVINAQPVGVHLTELVYDDMPLLEAALRNFTEDQAEEGGQPRGNRLTSARKGAAKPPSAVAFAKLCRSLDLGGQYQAHLNSVLLAPTAQGASVAMLLGTAQRLQMLVEAYKARQRGVLDDDELQMIVGLCRDGTPPRLQGDPVVARQLSLVGCNLEQIVLLDVIDEGWVRNTTRRLLAYVPDDPHGPWCVSSSLRHLANDLGRRLRTRDYQRFFSRFVRRRDSQAFFSVIIPAYADLADWANYDLDEHMQALRLPLFETLGTARIAQIKDDAAMIAAPVASIDRAVQQAHDQRLAAEGWALLNLAGLFIPVIGAGLLAFTAWGLLKEVFHGVEAWHEGDTSAALDHVTHVATDLAVMGATAVGVGVALRTWRRSLRVDSLLPEQLEDGSTRLCRPVLADYRSVPPLQAHVDEEGVHRLDGRAWVEMEGHCYPVVQHGAQGEWQLRPRDGYGPQLRHNGAGAWRLWFEQPAQWDDRYGLFRRLGGRLHALDDERIEQILLIHDLHADHLRALHVEGQAPDAVLLDSAERFVLDRRISVLIERLRAGQPVDDAALLQQARALPGGQGLGEQALAELAAARRRLLFQQAYAATQPPSSAETAVLRRVFPSLHESAARALWRTAHLADRERLADSGRVALRLAEAARVHIRRIRQVRVFEAFYLEVEQQLDLARVALAMLRHLPAGGGVRWALFDGDAGAPLLVIGEGGPECAIRHEDGQFRRLDGAGQPLGQAGELFEVMASAYDDQLRDTLGVGEPFAHNLRVLLSRQAVAHRAEVTQLLGEPPSRGWFRLPQRQPDGRLGYPLSGRRGRPPQGLFASVRNLYPGFSDEQILAWIEGLRTSGSDVHGEITRLGNELAALRERLQQWERQATSRGLREERRYFRRCLIDCWQRRITAGVNDIQAPQSFRFAMFAAMPGQLPELPSHVRFSHIFELALLGMQLEDIPVAFLGAFPELRILELSGNRLSRVPAAIAQMPSLNELDLFNNRIVLDPEQAGILAHCESLEYLNLSFNPLGRGFSLRALPRLRRLYLRNTGQTELPPGVLRCPDLLQADLRDNRIATLPASYYRAPVWSRRMLMLWGNPLNDHDLEGLQTSMPHLNMEAQPGTTFLRQRWLDSANVLARDELSACWEALEMEPGGDDFFRLLGRLLDTAEFRQNGEALAERVFIMLQAMQDHASLREMLFHQVNQELTCQDSVALCFSNLELSMLVWRARIEAGSGDQQGALLHLGRQLWRLDEVDRIVVQDIQARRAAGADPDEIEVGLAYRVALRDALDLPAQPGSMLFTAVAGVGPERVEAARARVQANETDEQIAVSLAQREFWQEHLQRTQAARLEAADAPFHTRMQALLESADSVPEAEYLARVGVVHAERQAARSDVLLALTREALAQDQSRLPNSA, from the coding sequence ATGACTTACCAAACCGACCCGCAGCCCGATGGACTTGCCCTGGAACAGGCCTTCCAGGATCAATTGATTGCCGCACGCCTGCCCCAGTGGCTGCGAGCAGCCCGCGCCGAACATTTGCCGGGCCTGAGTGAGGCGTTGCGCCAGAGCCTGGCCGTGCGTCAGCAACTCAGTGCAGTGCTTGCACGCCTGGAAGGTATCGACAGTTTCGCGAAAAGCCGTCTGGAGCAGGCCTTGGAAGGGCCCGATGGCGAGCCTTTCAACGTGCATCTCTGGTCCTTCATTGCCGGCCACCGTGAACCGGTGATCAATGCACAGCCTGTGGGCGTGCACCTTACCGAACTGGTGTATGACGACATGCCGCTGCTGGAAGCGGCGCTGCGCAATTTCACTGAAGATCAAGCCGAGGAGGGGGGCCAACCGCGGGGTAACCGGCTGACCAGTGCGCGTAAAGGCGCTGCCAAACCCCCGTCGGCCGTGGCGTTTGCCAAGCTGTGTCGCAGCCTCGACCTGGGCGGTCAATATCAGGCTCACCTCAACAGCGTGCTGCTGGCGCCGACAGCCCAGGGCGCAAGCGTCGCGATGCTGTTGGGTACCGCCCAACGCCTGCAAATGCTGGTGGAGGCCTATAAGGCCAGGCAGAGGGGTGTACTCGACGACGACGAACTGCAGATGATTGTGGGCTTATGCCGCGACGGCACGCCGCCGCGCCTGCAAGGCGATCCGGTGGTGGCCAGGCAACTGAGCCTGGTGGGCTGTAACCTGGAGCAGATAGTGCTGCTGGACGTTATCGATGAGGGTTGGGTTCGCAACACCACCCGGCGTTTGCTGGCGTACGTGCCGGATGATCCCCATGGGCCGTGGTGTGTGTCCAGCAGCCTGCGGCATCTGGCCAATGACCTGGGGCGGCGGCTACGTACGCGTGACTACCAGCGCTTCTTCAGCCGCTTCGTGCGGCGTCGGGACAGCCAGGCATTTTTCTCTGTGATCATCCCGGCTTACGCTGATCTGGCGGATTGGGCCAATTACGACCTCGATGAGCACATGCAGGCCCTGCGCCTGCCATTGTTCGAAACCCTGGGCACGGCGCGTATCGCGCAGATCAAGGATGACGCGGCGATGATCGCCGCCCCAGTCGCCAGCATCGACCGGGCCGTGCAGCAGGCCCACGACCAACGCCTGGCCGCAGAGGGCTGGGCGCTGCTGAACCTGGCTGGCCTGTTCATTCCGGTGATCGGCGCAGGTTTGCTGGCATTCACTGCATGGGGCTTGCTCAAGGAAGTGTTCCATGGCGTCGAGGCCTGGCATGAAGGCGACACCAGCGCGGCGCTCGATCACGTGACCCATGTCGCTACCGACCTTGCCGTGATGGGCGCCACTGCTGTCGGTGTGGGGGTGGCACTGCGTACCTGGCGGCGGTCGCTGAGGGTGGACAGCTTGCTACCTGAGCAACTGGAAGACGGTAGTACCCGGCTGTGCCGTCCGGTATTGGCCGACTACCGCAGCGTGCCACCCCTGCAGGCGCACGTGGATGAAGAGGGCGTGCATCGGCTCGATGGCCGCGCCTGGGTCGAGATGGAGGGCCACTGCTACCCCGTGGTGCAGCATGGCGCACAGGGTGAGTGGCAACTACGCCCGCGTGACGGGTATGGCCCGCAGCTGCGCCACAACGGCGCGGGGGCGTGGCGCCTGTGGTTCGAGCAACCGGCGCAGTGGGATGACCGCTATGGTTTGTTTCGCCGGCTTGGTGGACGCCTGCACGCGTTGGATGATGAGCGGATCGAGCAGATTCTGCTGATCCACGACCTGCACGCCGATCATCTGCGGGCCCTGCATGTCGAGGGCCAGGCCCCCGACGCTGTGCTGCTCGACAGCGCCGAACGCTTCGTGCTGGACCGGCGTATCAGCGTACTGATCGAGCGCCTGCGCGCCGGGCAGCCGGTGGACGACGCTGCGCTCTTGCAGCAAGCACGCGCATTGCCTGGTGGCCAGGGGCTGGGCGAGCAGGCGTTGGCCGAGCTGGCCGCCGCTCGCCGTCGGTTGCTCTTCCAGCAGGCCTACGCCGCTACCCAGCCTCCATCGAGTGCAGAAACCGCAGTTCTGCGTCGCGTCTTTCCAAGCCTGCATGAATCGGCGGCACGCGCGTTGTGGCGCACTGCTCACTTGGCAGACCGCGAGCGGCTGGCCGACAGCGGGCGCGTGGCGTTGAGGCTTGCTGAGGCGGCGCGCGTGCATATCCGGCGGATTCGTCAGGTCAGGGTGTTCGAAGCGTTCTACCTGGAGGTGGAGCAGCAGCTGGACCTTGCCCGGGTGGCGCTTGCCATGCTCAGGCACTTGCCAGCGGGCGGTGGCGTGCGCTGGGCCTTGTTCGATGGCGATGCCGGTGCCCCCTTGCTGGTCATCGGGGAAGGCGGCCCTGAATGTGCTATCCGCCATGAAGATGGCCAGTTTCGCCGCCTGGATGGCGCAGGCCAGCCGCTGGGCCAGGCTGGCGAGCTGTTCGAGGTCATGGCCTCTGCCTATGACGATCAGCTGCGCGATACCTTGGGGGTCGGCGAGCCATTCGCCCACAACTTGCGCGTACTGCTCAGCCGCCAGGCCGTAGCGCATCGCGCCGAGGTCACTCAGCTGTTGGGTGAGCCACCCTCGCGCGGCTGGTTTCGCCTGCCGCAGCGCCAGCCCGATGGGCGTCTGGGGTACCCGCTGAGCGGGCGGCGTGGAAGGCCTCCACAAGGATTGTTTGCCTCAGTGCGCAATTTGTACCCAGGCTTCTCCGACGAGCAGATACTGGCCTGGATTGAAGGCCTGCGCACCTCAGGCAGCGATGTCCATGGGGAAATCACCCGGCTGGGCAACGAGCTTGCGGCGTTGCGCGAACGGCTGCAGCAGTGGGAGCGTCAGGCAACATCACGGGGCCTGCGAGAAGAGCGCCGTTATTTCCGGCGTTGCCTGATCGACTGCTGGCAGCGGCGGATCACTGCGGGGGTGAACGATATCCAGGCGCCGCAGAGTTTCCGCTTTGCCATGTTCGCTGCCATGCCTGGCCAGTTGCCCGAACTGCCCTCCCACGTCAGGTTTTCCCATATTTTTGAACTGGCGTTGCTGGGGATGCAGCTAGAGGACATTCCCGTGGCATTCCTGGGCGCTTTTCCAGAGCTTCGCATCCTTGAGCTCAGTGGCAATCGCCTGAGCCGCGTGCCGGCGGCGATCGCCCAGATGCCCAGCCTGAACGAGCTGGACCTGTTCAACAACCGCATCGTGCTCGACCCGGAACAGGCGGGCATCCTCGCCCATTGCGAGTCCCTGGAGTACCTCAACCTGTCGTTCAACCCTTTGGGCCGCGGTTTTTCTCTGCGCGCGCTGCCTCGGCTGCGACGGCTGTATTTGCGCAATACCGGCCAGACGGAGTTGCCGCCCGGGGTACTGCGTTGCCCCGACCTGCTGCAAGCCGACTTGCGCGACAACCGTATCGCCACATTGCCTGCAAGCTATTATCGGGCACCGGTATGGAGCCGGCGCATGCTCATGCTCTGGGGCAACCCGTTGAACGATCACGACCTTGAGGGCCTGCAGACGTCGATGCCACACCTGAACATGGAAGCGCAACCGGGGACCACGTTCTTGCGTCAGCGCTGGCTGGACAGCGCCAACGTGCTGGCACGTGACGAACTGTCGGCGTGCTGGGAGGCGCTGGAGATGGAGCCCGGTGGCGACGACTTCTTCCGGTTGCTGGGCCGCTTGCTGGACACCGCAGAGTTCAGGCAGAACGGCGAAGCATTGGCGGAGCGGGTGTTCATCATGCTACAGGCCATGCAGGACCACGCCAGCCTGCGAGAGATGTTGTTCCATCAGGTCAACCAGGAACTCACTTGCCAGGACAGCGTGGCGTTGTGTTTCAGCAACCTGGAACTGAGCATGCTGGTCTGGCGTGCGCGTATCGAGGCCGGGAGTGGCGATCAGCAGGGCGCCTTGCTGCACCTGGGCCGACAACTCTGGCGGCTGGATGAGGTCGATCGCATCGTTGTGCAAGACATTCAAGCTCGCCGCGCCGCAGGCGCCGATCCGGATGAGATCGAAGTGGGCCTGGCCTATCGCGTGGCCTTGCGTGATGCACTCGATCTGCCCGCCCAACCTGGGAGCATGCTGTTTACCGCAGTGGCCGGCGTGGGGCCTGAACGCGTGGAGGCGGCGCGAGCGCGGGTGCAGGCAAACGAGACAGATGAGCAGATCGCCGTCTCACTGGCTCAGCGCGAATTCTGGCAGGAGCATCTGCAACGCACGCAGGCAGCACGCCTGGAGGCGGCCGATGCGCCCTTCCACACGCGCATGCAAGCATTGCTGGAGAGCGCCGATTCGGTACCCGAGGCCGAATACCTGGCCAGGGTCGGGGTCGTCCACGCCGAGCGCCAGGCAGCGCGCAGCGACGTGCTGCTGGCGTTGACACGCGAGGCGCTGGCGCAGGATCAGTCGCGCTTGCCGAACAGTGCCTGA
- a CDS encoding sulfate ABC transporter substrate-binding protein, with amino-acid sequence MKKLFTASLLAAGLALGNLAHAAPTLLNVSYDVMRDFYKDYNPAFQKHWEAEHDEKVNVQMSFGGSSKQARAVIDGLPADVITMNMATDINALADIGKLVPDDWVTRLPNNSAPFTSATVFIVRKGNPKALKDWPDLLKDGVQVIVPNPKTSGNGRYTYLSAWGYVLKQGGDEAKARDFVGKLFKQAPVLDTGGRAATTTFMTNQIGDVLVTFENEAEMIAREFGRDQFEVVYPSVSAEAEPPVSVVDKVVAKKGTQAVAEEYLKYLWSPAAQEIAAQNYLRPRDATVLAKYTDRFPKVDFLSVEKTFGDWRTVQKTHFNDGGVFDQIYTNP; translated from the coding sequence GTGAAAAAGCTATTCACCGCCTCGCTGCTGGCGGCCGGCCTGGCGCTGGGCAACTTGGCCCACGCCGCCCCGACCCTGTTGAATGTGTCCTACGACGTGATGCGTGACTTCTACAAAGACTACAACCCGGCCTTCCAGAAGCACTGGGAAGCCGAGCATGACGAGAAGGTCAACGTGCAGATGTCGTTCGGCGGCTCGAGCAAGCAGGCGCGCGCGGTGATCGATGGCCTGCCGGCCGATGTCATCACCATGAACATGGCCACCGACATCAACGCGCTTGCCGACATCGGCAAGCTGGTGCCGGACGATTGGGTCACCCGTTTGCCCAACAACAGCGCGCCGTTCACCTCGGCCACTGTGTTCATCGTGCGCAAGGGTAACCCCAAAGCCCTGAAAGACTGGCCAGACCTGCTCAAGGACGGCGTGCAGGTGATCGTGCCCAACCCGAAGACCTCGGGTAACGGCCGCTACACCTACCTGTCGGCCTGGGGCTATGTGCTCAAGCAAGGCGGTGACGAGGCCAAGGCCCGTGACTTCGTCGGCAAGCTGTTCAAGCAGGCACCGGTACTGGATACCGGCGGTCGCGCTGCTACCACCACCTTCATGACCAACCAGATCGGTGATGTGCTGGTGACCTTCGAGAACGAAGCCGAAATGATCGCCCGCGAATTCGGCCGCGACCAGTTCGAAGTGGTCTACCCGAGCGTGTCGGCCGAGGCTGAACCACCGGTCAGTGTGGTCGACAAGGTGGTAGCCAAGAAGGGCACCCAGGCCGTGGCCGAGGAATACCTCAAGTACCTGTGGTCGCCGGCAGCTCAGGAAATCGCCGCACAGAATTACCTGCGTCCGCGTGATGCAACGGTACTGGCCAAGTACACCGACCGCTTCCCTAAGGTCGATTTCCTGTCGGTGGAGAAAACCTTCGGCGACTGGCGCACCGTGCAGAAAACCCACTTCAACGATGGTGGCGTGTTCGACCAGATCTATACCAACCCGTAA
- a CDS encoding class I SAM-dependent methyltransferase → MTSPIHTLEQHLLTALDPAPQETRRLFHGRGRCWPGLEQVTVDWLQGVLSVALFREPAAGQLAELQAMLRTLAERPQWTGQAILIQHRYLPDSPGEWLWGEPCQQREVVEDGLTYLLDLGVRQNNGLFLDMRYGRRWVREQSAGKRVLNLFAYTCGFSVAALAGGAEQVVNLDMAKSALSRGRDNHRLNGHDASRVAYLGHELFKSWGKVRKYGPYDLIIIDPPTFQKGSFVLTQDYAKILRRLPELLTKGGTVLACVNDPGIGPQFLIDGMAEQAPALAFVERLDNPPEFPDADPAGGLKALVFRDEAPA, encoded by the coding sequence ATGACTTCGCCGATCCACACCCTCGAACAGCATCTGCTTACCGCCCTCGACCCCGCACCGCAGGAAACCCGTCGCCTGTTTCACGGCCGCGGCCGTTGCTGGCCGGGGCTGGAGCAGGTCACCGTCGACTGGTTGCAGGGCGTGCTGTCGGTAGCGCTGTTCCGTGAGCCAGCCGCAGGCCAGCTGGCTGAACTGCAGGCCATGCTGCGCACCCTCGCCGAGCGCCCGCAGTGGACCGGCCAAGCGATCCTCATCCAGCACCGTTACTTGCCGGACAGCCCGGGTGAGTGGTTGTGGGGCGAGCCGTGCCAGCAGCGCGAAGTGGTCGAAGATGGCCTGACCTATTTGCTCGACCTGGGCGTGCGGCAGAACAACGGTCTGTTCCTCGACATGCGTTACGGCCGCCGATGGGTACGTGAACAGTCGGCGGGCAAGCGTGTGCTCAACCTGTTCGCCTACACCTGCGGCTTTTCGGTCGCGGCGCTCGCCGGCGGTGCCGAGCAGGTGGTCAATCTGGACATGGCCAAGTCGGCGCTTTCGCGTGGCCGCGACAACCACCGGCTCAATGGCCACGATGCATCACGGGTGGCGTATCTGGGGCATGAGTTGTTCAAGTCGTGGGGTAAGGTGCGCAAGTACGGGCCTTACGATTTGATCATCATCGACCCGCCCACCTTCCAGAAAGGCAGTTTCGTGCTGACCCAGGATTACGCGAAGATCCTGCGGCGCTTGCCAGAGTTGCTGACCAAGGGTGGCACTGTGCTGGCGTGCGTGAACGATCCGGGCATCGGGCCGCAGTTTCTGATCGACGGGATGGCGGAGCAGGCCCCAGCGTTGGCTTTCGTGGAGCGTTTGGATAACCCGCCGGAGTTTCCGGATGCCGATCCGGCGGGTGGCTTGAAGGCCTTGGTGTTTCGCGATGAAGCACCAGCCTGA